DNA from Brassica napus cultivar Da-Ae chromosome C4, Da-Ae, whole genome shotgun sequence:
AAGTTGGGATTCTGGAGAGACGTTTGCGACCAGATACGAAAGTGTTAGGCAAAGAACTAAAGTTGGATTAATAGATCTCGTTGCAAGGAAGACACAACAACTTTCGAATCTCAATTATGAGGTAAATATCAGTTAGTTACTCAATCTACAAGTTGGGAAAAAACCATTACGTTTCTGAAATCGGTTCAGATCTGGTTTTTCTGTTTCACAGAGCCATATTGGAAAGATATTTCTGGTTGATACAAAAGGAGTTAGGTGACTTTcgtgatatttttaaaaagctgACGTTACCAGATTTCTATATCCACTAAGAACGCTTCATTAAGAGGTAAACTATGGAAGTTATTCGATCTTCAATTTGGAGAAAAATCACTGTTTTCTGAATCCAGAAATTCCAAGTCCGAAACCTGTTTTTCCAATTTCACATAGGGGTTTTGTGAGAAGGTTTCCCGGTGAACCAGAGAGAGTTAGAACATGAGTAAGGTGTCTCTGAAAAGATCTAGCTGCAAGGAATCTATATCTGTTGACGTTATCTTGTTTAGAGGTAAGAAAAAATACTTATTTTCGTTTCTTCCTGGACAAGAATCATCTTGTTCTGTCAAAACCAGAAACCTTAATTCGCTTCGAACGCAAATGCAGTTTCAGATCACTAGAACAGAGTGTCAACCCGCTAGTTTCAGAACCCACTTTCAACCTTAAAGCAAAGGTGAGGGTGCGATCTGTggacttttattattattagtcaAGTTGTATTCTTAAATGCTAGGTCTAGGAATTTGGtatgtttgattgtttgatgaTTATTTGTGATGATAATGTTGATGACGATCTGTTAGTTGATAAATGTTAAAGTGATAAGTGATGAAGTTGTTAAGTAAATATTAAATGTGTAAAGTCGGACTGAGGACGAAGACATGGCGATCTCGTCAAAGCCCGTAAACCGGCTGACGAGCCCTAGGTGGCGTACGACCTTTCGAGGTGACGGCCAGCCTAAGTTGTCatgttattattaatattgGAAATGGTTATGAGATTAATGAATGTGTATTGAAATAAATGATGTGTTATGTTTGTTAATTGCTTAATATGTTGGGTGATGAATGTTCTAGGATTAGTATTTTCGCATGCAAGTTGGTTAATAATGTTAGGAGTCATGTGGGCAGAAATGACTATCCTCACTGAATGACTGTGTGTTATTCACCATTTTCCCTCTTTCTTTTTCAGTGTATGCAGGTGTTTCTTGTTGTTAAAGTTATGTCACAAGAATATGATTTGGGGGACGGGCATTACAAAAGAAACCTTTCTCCAAAATGGTTCTGCAAGACCTCCTCCTCAACCCCCCCTCTTGTTCTTCATGATCATGTCAAAGATTATAATACTAAGTCCACTTTCTCGGATTCAAGTCTTCTTGCTCGTAGTTTTCACAGGCAAGTGTTTATTGAAGACAGAAAGAAAATGTCTTTTGCTCAACCATTAGGTGCTTCTTCTGGAGTTTTGCTATGTAGACACATCTCCTCTTCTTCTGGAAAACCAGAAGAATCGAGCATAAAGATTGATGCTCTAGGAGATGTTGTCCCTGATGGATCTGTGGAAGCTGTGCAAGCAATGGTCAATAATCTAATTGGTTGGAGTCTAGAAATGAAATACTTATATCCCCCTGTGTACTGCGTGCAGTGTGTGATTATGGCAATCCATGACTTTACCGGCTTCAACTGGTATCTAGtttgattattatattttggttggtctctttatgtttttgatgattttgttaCAGTGGTTTGGTTTGGTCACTACTCTTTGTATGTATATAGGTCGACGTCTGTTGTTCTTACGGCTTTACTGGCGAGTGGACTCATGTGGCCAGTCAAAATGCGGATTCAGAGACAAGTTTGGGAGTTAAAAGTTAGTTTCTGTAAACTCAGAGAGAATGTGTTATGGAAGCTGTGTATTGTATTCACATACGTCAAGTACTTATACATCTTTACGGTATCTTCTTGAGAAGATTTGGCCACATCTACAACTACCAAAGACTTATCTATAATACATTGTCCTTATCTCAACAAACTCAATCTCTATTGATATGACAGAACCAATACGGTCCGACCAACCCAAACTactcttaacactccccctcaagttggcGCGTGTAAGTTTCGAACGCCCAACTTGTTTAGTAGATAGTGAAACGATGAGCTCCCCAAAGCCTTTGTCATTATATCGGCCAGTTGCTCTGTGGTCCGTACATGACGAAACGTGATCAGCCGGTCCTGAACTGCATCACGCACACTGTGGCAATCTGACTCGATGTGTTTCGTCCTTTCGTGAAACACAGGGTTCGTAGCTATGTAAATGGCCGATTTACTATCGCAGAACATCTGCATAGGGTCACTGTGTTTCACTCCAAAGTCTCCAAGTAAACGCTTCAACCATTTCAGCTCTCGTAGTGTCGCCGCCATCGCCCTATACTCTGCTTCCGCGGAAGAATGAGACACGGTGTCCTGCTTCTTGGTCTTCCAGGAAATGGGTGAGTCTCCCAACAGCACCACAAACGCAGACAGCGATCTTCTCGACAATGGACATGAAGCCCAATCCGAATCGCAGAAGGCTCTTATACGGAGATCACTGACGGCTTTTAACATAATCCCTTGTCCTGGACACCCCTTCAGGTACTTGAGTACACGCACCACCGCATCCCAATGAGCCTCCCTTGGCTTATGCATTACTTGTGACAAGATATGAATCGTATAGCTCAGCTCTGGTCTTGTAATCGCAAGATACACCAGCCGACCAACAACTCGTCTAAACCTCACTGGATCTCGGTAGAATGGCCCCTTGTCCGCCAACAGTTTGTGATTCTGCTCCATAGGCGTCGCTACTGGCTTACAACCCAACAAACCCGCTTCTGCCACTATGTCCAGAGCATACTTCCTCTGCGAAAGAAACATTCCCATCGGTCCTCTTGCTATCTCGATACCAAGAAAATACTTTGCTTTGCCCAAATCCTTCATCTTGAACCACCCGTTCAAGTAAGCTTTGAATCTTGTCATCATGTTCAAGTCATCACCAGCGATTATCAGATCATCTACGTAGATGAGAACGCGCAGACTTCGGCTATCTTTGATGTACGTGAACAGGGAGTAATCAGAGTATGATTGTTTGAACCCGAACTTCTTAAGCGCAGTTGTAAGTTTAGCGAACCAACAGCGCGGAGCCTGCTTCAAGCCATACAAAGATTTTCTCAGCTTACACACTTTCGTAGGACTGTCGCCATAGAAGCCTGGGGGCATCTTCATATACACTTCTTCCTCCAAGTCTCCATGTAGGAAGGCGTTGTGCACGTCCATCTGATGCACTTCCCAGTTTTTCGCAACTGCTACTTCCAACAACGTGCGAACAGTCGTCATCTTCGCCACAGGCGCAAACGTTTCCCCATAATCTCGGCCTTCCACTTGCCTGTTACCGCACACAACGAGTCGCGCTTTGGGTCTCTCCACTGTCCCGTCCGCGTTGTACTTATACTTGTAAACCCACTGGCATATCAGTGCTTTCTTTCCTTTAGGCAACTCTGTAACATCCCAAGTTCTCTGTTCCTCCAAGGCAACTACCTCCGTCGACATAGCTCCGTTCCATACAGGATCGAGCATTGCTTCTCTCCAGTTTCGCGGCTCCACCCCTGCGGTAATCGCTGCGAGAAAAGCTTGGTGTCTCTCTGAGAACACCGCATCAGTGATATAAGCTGTAATGGGATATGAGGAAGCGGAAGCGGTTTTACCTGGACTCATTTCTGAGTGCCGAGACGGAGCGAGAAGAACTGGGGGTGTGTTATGTTTATCAGGACTACATTGCGAGTTGTATGTTACGTAATCGCGAAGCTTGACTGAAGGCACTGGAACACGATGACCTCTGCCAAGGTTCTGTTCTGTTTCTGCCACTGCAGGTTGCTCTGTTTCTGTAACCAGAACCTCTGAAGTAGGCTCTGTTTCCGGTGCTTCGAGATCTGTCACTGGGCCAGCAGACTCCACCGTCTCTGTTACAGCTTCTGTATCTTCCTGCGTCTTTTCCTCCGTCGTTTCTGGGTTACTCCCCCTGGACTCAGGAACTGGCTGGATAGGATCGTGAACCTCAACGATCTTATGCAGAGATGAGAGCCCCGCAGGAGAACTGGTTTGATCATCGCGAAATGGGAACGACGTCTCAGTGAACTCCACGTCTCGGGACACAAAGAATTCTTCATTCTCCAGATCATACAACCTCCATCCTTTCTtgccgaatggatatccgacgAAAATACATTTTCTGCTCCTTgctttgaacttgtctttgtcgCGAGATGATTTGTGTGCGTAACACAGACATCCGAACGTTTTGATTCTGTCGTATGATGGAGACTTTCCATACAGACACTCGTACGGAGATTTCCCATGCAAGAGGCTGGAGGGAGTTTGATTGATGAGATGTGCTGCGGTTAGCACACTCTCGCCCCAGAACTTTATAGGGAGATTCGCCTGAAACATGATTGATCTTGATACGTTGAGGATATGCCGGTGCTTCCTTTCCACTctaccattttgttgtggagttgCTACGCATGAAGTGTGATGTACAATGCCGCTCTCTGCGAAGTACTTTGACAGACACAAAAACTCTGTCCCATTGTCACTGCGGACTGTTTGAACTTGACGTCCGAACTG
Protein-coding regions in this window:
- the LOC106412504 gene encoding mitochondrial inner membrane protein OXA1-like; its protein translation is MQVFLVVKVMSQEYDLGDGHYKRNLSPKWFCKTSSSTPPLVLHDHVKDYNTKSTFSDSSLLARSFHRQVFIEDRKKMSFAQPLGASSGVLLCRHISSSSGKPEESSIKIDALGDVVPDGSVEAVQAMVNNLIGWSLEMKYLYPPVYCVQCVIMAIHDFTGFNWYLV